The DNA window gataaaaataatttataataataatatttttttttatgaaaaatgtattagtaaatacaattttcttttttaatatagttaataaaatgaaaatgatttttttatttatataaattttataaatatatccaaataacatcctaaagaattatataaataaataaaagataagtaactttttttttaatataaaacagTTTCATTGATTTAACAAATGTTtgtaaatttgttaataattttatttacataatatattatttaattaaacaaatagtacataaatataaaatagaatacatactaagataaaaattaatcttttgaaattaaatattcaaacatAATTATCAAcatgaatttcaacatcaatattatttacataaaatcatacttaaataatatatatatatatatataaataaataatcaaatcaaaatataactcATATTAGTTAACAAACATACATGGATTAGATAATCAttatattaaaactaattttgcattcttcaatgttttaaaataatttgagatttaattttagtttattgcATTAGAGAATATTACATATTAATTGTACTTGAAATACACAActcaacatttttatatttgagtgaattttgaaaatcatgTATTTAAATCTCAAAGATATTCCAAAtacaaaagttaaaattataaaatttattttaaaaatatttgttaggaATTATCTTGACAATATAAAGTTGCACTTGTAATTTTAAAGCAATTacgtaaaaaaataattatacgcACCTTGTAATATCGAAAATTATCTTATGATTAAATTATACATGTGCACAAAACTAAGTATATTAAAAAGAATACTCAAATCAATCCATCACAAACTTTTCTATTAtcacaaacaaaaatagaatTCTTAGTTGGATTGTGTAAACCGtttgtcaaaaaaatattgaactttcacttaaaaaaatatatctttctttttttttacattcGACGGTCATGAACTCAACTTCATTTCAATACGCTTCCAGATAAAATCGAATCTGTgatattttggtctcttaagtcgaTTACtaccacaaaaaaaaaaaaaaaaaaaaaaaaagtctcaattattatttgaatttagattTAAACgtgtatgaatatattaattgatatacATGGTTATTATGTCAACTTGTGTGTCAATATTTATCACCCAACCAAAgtatattaaacattatttttagtttaatattttgtttactgtaaaataataattttttcataaaataaaaataaagagaattaaAAATACAAGGTTAGTTCGTttgtgtacaaacatatttaatcaaaaaataataaaatctaccttaacaaataaaacaacatagttcaattattattattattggaatAAAGTGTGtaatatttagttatagttTTGTTGGagttgataatatatttaaaacagagagtttatttaaaattactgattttgtaaattaaaaaattgagaatttattttaaatcatagaatttattttaaaattaaatataaattaatcaaaataataataaataaataaataacattaaaaagaaGTGATAATTACAAGATAAGTTGCCATaagtaactatttttttaatttataaattaataaaaaaaaaaattagatcataaatttaaaattttaagaatttaaatagtttaagaatttacttataatataaaatcataaaatttaagatgataaattaaaagttaacctgtattcaaatcataaaattttaatgataaaatctagattttaactacataattaatattgtaCACTGTGTTgcacaaataaaagaaaatacataacttataattaaaaataaaataaaactgcTAAAAATAAAAGCATAACTCATTTGCATGGAGTTTCATtacaattgttaaaatattatattatatttatctaaaaatacaattatataaagtaatttaaataaaaaataaatataaaagtatactAAAAAGTGATTTaagtaaaacaaaaacaaaattttatatttaatatgtatatattactAACAAACTTGAAATAtgttgttaaaattaataatctaattCTTATTAGATGTTTATTTTGtgtgttaatataaatatattatattatataatgaaaatgaaaataaaaattataaaatataaaatattattttagataagtaattttatatctaattataaaataagtaatttttgtattaaatatatttttacacatttatatataaaataaataagttaacatttatttatagtttaaaattttctatttatgtATTTCTACTCTTTTTTTCtagtctttttttttctcttaattcaCTTTGTTAAAtggatatatttaatttatacttaattttaatttcatataaataaaatatattatattatatcattaaaataaaaaaattataaaaattatctttaaataactaagtttaaattaactattgacaatataaaaaatataatattttaaattaaataaattatgatggTCTGACAAactatattttgaaaaagtgttaatgagattaaatatggAAAAGGTTAATAGAGTAGGAGGCATTTTAAATTGAGCTATGAACTTTGTCcttatgaaaaagaaaatatgaaaaatattctttatgTATTTTTTGGTGGATGATGAGAAAGGAGATATGTAAAATATTCCTTATGTATTTTTGGTGGAAGTCTTATGTATGTCATGGTTAGAACAAGACTATATATTGGTCATGTTATTGGTATTGTGAGAAGGTTCCTTTCAATCTAGGAAAAGAACATTGAGAAGTTGTTGAATGAATATTGTCTATAAGGTACATCAAGTTTGAGACTTTGCCTTGGGAATGAGAGTCTAGATTTAATTGTTTATATCGCCTCTGATATGACAAGTGATGTTGATTCGAAAAAATCTACTTATGGTTATTTGATTCTTTTTATAGGGGAGTTGTTGCTTGAAAATCCAGGTTTCAAAATTTTGTTGTGTTGTCAACCGTTGAAGCTAAACTTATTGCAGCAACTAAAACTTGTAAGAGGAGTTAATTtgttttaagaaattattatttaaacttgatTTTGTGTAGGATAAATACGTGTTTTTTTGTGATAGTCAAATGTGATTTACCTTGCGAAAAACTTTATATTTCATTCTAAATCGAATCACATTGATGTGAGGTATCATTGGATACGAGATTTACTAAAAGAAAAGTAGCTAGTTTTAGAGAAAGTGCAGCCATATGATAATGCTGCTAATATGTTAAACAAAGAACTACCAAATGACAAGTTcaagttttgttgttcaacTGCGGATTTGACAACAACCCTTCCATAGTTGTGATGAGGGAatttgttgggttatttggTTGGGCTCCCAACAATGTAAAAAAAACTCAACTTGTTTAAAAGTTCATTTGTGTTAAATAGGGACATGATTGTTTTCTTTTGGAAAAAGACAATTGGGCTGTCCTCATTTTACTATAAAAGCTAGAGAAAACGGCTTTATCAAAACTCATAACTGATAGACATCTAGTATACATATATAGAGATAGTGAGATAGATCTCTTCTTTGTTTTAGCTTTtatcttcatttattttgtgtttaacatttgattatagtgaaattatttttgaacgGAAGTCCCGTGTTTTTACTATTTGATTTGAGCAGGTTTTCCACGTTAAAGTTTTGgtgttttgtgttatttatatttatgtttatgtatGTTGTTTCTCACTCCTAAAGATGTAATCAAGTGAAGAATAGTTAAATATAATCAAGTGAAGAATAGTTAATTATCACAAAtgtgattattttgttttattccCAACCAGAAATGAGCGGATGAAAGGAACGTAAAAATAGAGTGATTCATGTTCGAATCTGAGATTTATTCAATGAGCATATATCAAAATGTATTGTGATTGGCTCCATGTTCGTATGTCGTGAACAATCTGGGTGAACGAAATGGCAACCATAGTCAACGCAAAAATATAATCCTTATAAGTAACTGCTTAACAAATGATCCACGGAAATCTGCAATTTTAGTAGCTTGAAACCCATTGAAATTTCACATAGGTTAGTTTTCAGACTAATTCGACCAAATCGAAGAGCCTTAAAAACTCTTACTTAAAGTTATTCCAGTTTGATCATTTAACTCCAAATTTCTCTTTGTAGTTGAATCGAGCATTTTAATTCCCTTTTAGAGTTTAGCGGTAATAAAAAGTGGATACTAACCATAAGTTCCTGAGTTCGAACTCGTCAGGCAGTAAGTTTTACACCTAGTTAAATGGTtgagtgtgtttgcgggctacatacttattCCGTTGTCCCAATTTTTTGAATTGAGCATTTTGTTACATCTAAAATGTCTTGATTTTTTCGAAGGCTCAAGATATGATTGTGTTGAAGGTGTACAAAAGTGATCTCAAAAGTTCTATCATCTTGAACAATAACATTAATCTTGGCTTTACAAATCGTCTTATTATAAGGTCTCGACTGTAATACACTTTTCGAATGAGATACTCTATTACTAATTTTGGTACATCTGatggaaaaatattttgtttattatcaTTTCCATTTTACCACATCGTTTGGAGATACCAAAACCAACACTCTAaccataaaatttataaaaattacgaACTTCATCTAAATGAAAAAATCATTACAATCTCAGAAAGTTTAACCTCATTTGAACTAGATGAAGATGGATCTTGATAAACATCATTCTTGTtatctttcatttcatttaaaattggaCCACTATGAGACAAATTCTTAACTAAGTTTCTTGGCCCAGGAGATTCAACTAAAAGCACAAACTACTAATATTCAAGATAGAAGTCTTAGCTCGATATTGTCCAAATTCTTTTCAATCTTCATTAGTTCGTAATTCTAGATACAACTCAAATCATCAACTACTAATATTCAacatagattaaaaaaaacactaagAGAGAATAACTAATATGGTGGTAGTTGAATATTGTTGATAGAACTTTTGTAGTATATTGACTTTATTTAGTTGATTGAGCTGATTGAGTTGAGTTTCTAATAAATCCTAGAAAATAAACGGACATGAAAAGATAGAGACTTTTAAGGAGAGAAAAGAGATAAACAAGAATGAagagtttaaaattaataattttattttttattattaatatattaatttttattaatataatatatatatatatatatatatataattaacttaagagatgacagaaataattaattgaattaaataaaataattagtttttattctcttatatatatattaattaacacaattaattattatttattttaatttgagttatttttttattgaaaataatttttttatgtttttaataaataaaaaagaataaattattgagagagaaataaaaaaaatatttataataaaaaaattaaagaaagaaattattaagtgttttttaataataataaaaaaaattattaaatgcgTCTTATTTAATaaaggaaaaatataaatattgagaaaaaaaaaatgaaaaaaaaaatagaaaaataaatatactctTTCGTTACAAATATTCAACTCCTTATCATTATTCATTTAGAGGGTTCTACCTTGTAATTGTATCTTATTgtcttatttaatattatatctgTATAAAATGATTGTTTTCCCCTAAcgtaaagaaaaagaaaaaaattgagagTTCTTATccttttaaaatactttattaaaatagataaataatgtcttatttgaaacaatttataaaaatggataaaattattagtaattaaaatatattaatatataagataaaaataaatatttaaaaattcttatataaaattctcaaaaattaaaaaatctagaACTCTATaccatataaattttaaatagatttttatcattttgatgAAGCTTTATATGATTATATCTCTCCATTATGTCAACATTATCAATAAGATCATAAGATATATGTTTATTCACGTTAATTAATGACAGCATATAAGcaagaaataaatttgaaattctaaaatatttgaatttagaattaattaacGAGACTAAATGTTTAATATCTAAACAATaatcatattcatattttttaaattaatttgattaaattttgataatattttaacatatcACTATTTTGAAACTTGATTGAGTCCACTATTTTGAAACTTTTGTTTCAagatttttataaagaaatgtattattaatattgatttagtgtaaaaaaacatataatttttaagcTGAGTTTAACATTCACATTTATTTATCACATGTAAccaaaatttcttttttctttttattaaaatcaattcAATCTTTTTTACTCTAACTATTAGTTACATTTAGTACATTgcactttttttaatttgtcaattaaCACTTctcatcattttaatttttaattttcttagaaTAGAAAAATTCATCTGCATCtagtataattattaatatataaaaaacatatattaaagaaaaatttcttttatatatcctcaaatatttaatatctataaaattaaaacaattttatatttaaaaactttatgaATGATTTGATCATTTGTTCCCTTACaaacaaaatcttttattttcaaatttttaagtttttttttagtatttgttttataaatatatatatttatattaatatttcgggTATTGGGTTTGAGTTTCACACATTCTCCTATTCAATTCGATCGGTTAATCTTTCGCTCTCCGATCCTGACCCCGATTTTAAATACTTTAACCCGATTTTAAATACCCAACCCCAACCCCGATTTTAAATACCTTTACCCGACTATCGGGTAGGTATATACCTGTAGCTccaaattcattttaatttcaaattttggtTCTTGTTTGAATCCAAGGGAATTTTAGGTTAGCAAGAACTTAAGACAATTTGCAAAGAAAAGTTCCAAAATTGGATCTTTCATGAAGAACTCATATTctatacaaatattttgtttctttctaaAAAGATGACGACTTTCCAAGAAATCACTTGTTTATTTCTATTCGCTGAGTAAACATTTGAAGAGCCGATCCAACCAGTATCCCTACTCCATAACGCTGGTTTATACAGAGTTGTCTTCGTTTGCAAAATTCATTCTAAAAACTTTCAACAATGTCTGTCTCGTTGATGGCCGACGATCCAAACCCAGAAAATTTGGAGTCGTCTGTGTTCAGAATCAACCAACGAGTTCACGCAGCCGGCGACTCACTGAGAGTGGGGACAGTAAAGTACATTGGACAGGTAGAAGGGTACACCGGAATTTGGGTCGGCGTCGATTGGGACAATGAAGAAGGTAAACACGACGGTTTCATTAATGGGTCTCGCTATTTTCAGGCCAAATCTGAGACATCGGGTTCCTTTATTCGTCCCAATAAGTTATGCTTGGGTATTACGATTTTACAAGCTCTTGAGATCAGATATAGGTCAACTTCtaccaaagaagaagaaggtatcAACTATACCAAAtctttttatttacttttagaTGAATTTGATAGTAAATATTCCACTTTCTTCACAGATGAAATGTATGTGCTTTCTTCAAGCAACAAAAGAGTGATTGTTGAGCTTCTTGGAAAAGATAAAATTGAGGACAGACTAAGTCATTTTGAAGATTTGACAAATGCATCTCTTCCTTACCTAGGCATTAGTTCTCCTGGGCCTCCAGGTCAACTCAATGCTGCTGTTCCATGTAAGATACTTTTTTGGATCTGGTTATTGTATCTAGTTTTATTGAAAGAGGAAGtagattatttgtatttttgtagtaGCCTTATGTTTCCTATTAcatttaaggatatcaaattgtcaaattattataatgaggTAAGTATCTGCTGAGATAAATCAATTAAAGGTTGTGAAGATCAATCATTATCGTTATATTCTTTCCCATTATTTAAGATGCTGAGTGTGAACTCTTGCGCAATATTCTTAAAGATTTTCCATCCTTTATACATTTGTCAGACCTATTATGTGTCCTTATACCTGAATTCGAAATATGCTTTGGGGATCATCTGAAGAACATATAGTTGGTCCATTGATCCTTATGAAGATATAGCAAGTTTGATTCATTTAGTACCCCGACCTCATTCTCTAAATTCTCTCATTAAGTGATTATTGGAAAAGCAAAGGGAGTTAAACAAAAAAGCTAAGAAGCTGAATGGCAAAAACCATTAAGCCAAAGTGTTGAAAGGCTTTAGTATATATGGATAATGACAAATGTCTTTGTGAgattatgatattttagtaGTTTATGAATGTCGTGTATTATTTGGCTAGTATTGCTAGTGAGAGCTCAATGCATAAAGATTGGAGAAGTCAATAAGTGATTTTTCCTTGAGGTAGAATGATCCATTTTCCTAACAGTTTAGATTGAGAAGAAGGGCTCACAATACATAAGATGTGATTAGAATATTTAGCGTAGAAGTTCTTGTCATTACAATGCTAGTGCTCGAAGTATGTTTTGTCTTGTCTCAAGGATGCTCCCTAGAACTATAGTAAGTACAAAAATGCGCAAGTTTATCCTATATATATTATCGATTACATAAAGAGCTAGAAGCGCATTGACTTTTCATAGTTtgcattttattttgattttaatgtgCAAGTTTGCtaagatttaatattttgatcttATCACAGCATTAAAGGAACTTGATATGACTGGGAATCTGCTCTCTGAATGGATGGTATGCTCTAAAAGCagttaaagaaaatattttattctattttcttGAGTTGCATGCCTTTGCTCTTGCTAAAGACTAGTGTGGTGTTGTTACAAGCATTTTTGGACCATGGCCATTAGGTCTCCAATTAGGTAGGTTTTGTACATAAAACTGTTTTTTTGGATGCTGTTATTAGCTAAATACCTTATTTCTCCTCCTCAAGCTGGAGTATATTCTGAGATTCCAACTTATTTTGCATAGTAGAAATATTAACTAAGATAATTGTTTCATAAAAATAACAGGGCATTGTTAAGACGATGGAATAAAAGGTGCTTTGATGATCTTGTTAACATCCAAATCTCTCCCTACATGACAAACTGTTTTTTTGGATGCTGTTAACTAAATTATCACAACCATTAGTACAATAGGGAtgatttggaaacacttttctCTATAGATCTGAATGTGGATCTGGATGAGAAACCGCCAATGAATTTTTGGATACCGATCCAGATATGTTATAAAAAGTGTGGCTGGCGGGGATACATTATAAATTGCGCCACCTTCAAACGCCTTGGCTGATGATCTAATCGTTTGATTATTATGAAATTTGGATAGCTTGTAGATCTTTTCAGGACAAATTTACATACGGTAGCTTTTCGAAGCTTAGTGATCATAGTCTTTTGTTTTTGCGGCAGGATATTGGTGCCATATGTAAGGAATTACCAGCACTTTCTGCTTTGAACTTGTCAAACAATATTTTGGCTCATGATATATTGGGGTTTCCTCAAGTAAAGGAGATCCGCATTTTAGTATTGAATAGTACTGGTCTAAGCTGGACAGAGGTGATGACCTTTAATTATACCgtccaatttattttttgacattGACTTGAAGTAGTAATTGCATCGTTTTGCATTGAACAGGTTGAAACACTCGAGCATTCACTTCCAACACTTGAAGAGCTACATCTTAGGGGAAATAAATTGAGCTCAATAAAGGTCTAGCATCCATTCTCCTTTTGCATTTAGCAtccattttttcttttcttttctcaatttATGTGGAAGttctggaaaaaaaaaataaatatggtgAAGTTCTAATACTGGTTATCAAGTACTAAAACAATATTAATCAGACTTTTGTCGCAAAACTTTAATGATAACTTAGTAATCACCTCTAATTGTCTGCAATTTGGTTTATCATTTAATCCTCACAATTACAAGTCTATCTGTATAAGctcttctcttttctttcttttcattttttttcaagtgAACATAATGCAATGTTGGTCAGGGAGAAGATATCTGAGAACTGTTGATTATAagctatattttgatatatttcatTACAGAATTAAGTAAggataaaagattaaaataaccCTTCAAACATTAAAGTTCAAATACCCTCAAACTTtagaacatataaaaaaatctgaatttgTTGACAATTTTTAGCTCTGTGCATGATGAATAAGATAGTGAGTTTAATCACACCCCCATTCTTGGAAGTGAAATTGCTTGATTCTAATCCTATCAATGCCATAACCTTAAAGTAATTGAACCCACAAGAATAatgaaaacatataaatttatgtCAGTTGACTATGGAATGTGCATAATATTATAGTAGACTGTAtctccttttaaaaaaaaacagttgaCTGTATCTGATACTAATGATATTATGTTAAATTATGAATTCGTCTCAATTCAATCTGTTATGTATGGGTTAAAAGTCATAATAATCTAACAGGTATCTTTCCTGATAATATTCTTTCTATTTGCCGGTTCATGTTGGCAACTATTGTCTAAAGTTCTAACTCTCTAATACTAACATCAagagttaatttattaaagttagGTTCCTACCCACTTTTATGAAAATGGAGTTACCCAGATTTTCTGCCACTTTAAATATGGTTTCATGGTGTGCATATGATTGATGGTTTGTGAAAGGAACATGAGAATTTTCAAGATCATAGTTTCGTTTTGCAAGTTACTACTCAGGATTCTCTTTATATGTGCTCCTCttgagagttgaaaaatatttactgtAACGCACTGCTTATTGATTCAATTTTgcttttgattttattaactTTCATTGATATGAGCTGTTATTTTTTTAGGTAATAAAATATATGCTTGTAGCAAGAATTTTGCATTCAAGCATTTTGTAGAATACTTCTGAATCTCATATGTTTTATGTATCTGATTATATGCTTTCTTCCAGTCTATTCCTCCCAGCATCACTGTCCAGGGATTTGATTCTCTGCTTCTTCTGAACTTGGAGGATAATTGTATATCTGATTGGAACGAAATCTTGAAACTTTCTCAATTAAGAAGGTACTGGATGGAAagtatttcttttatttgttaTCTATAGTTAGTAACTTCTAGAATTTTGAATTTGTTGCAAAGTGATTTTTTCCTTCAGATTGGAGCAGCTATACTTGAACAAGAatactttgaacaaaatatggTATCCTGACCATGGGAACAACCATCAGCCTTTCCAAAATTTGCGTTGCCTTCTTCTTGGTAGACACTTAAATTGATCTGTATTCTATTACAATGGTTATGATATGGCATATTTATAATGGTGAGTTTCACTGGCTGTCCAGGTTCTAACAACATCAGTGATTTGGCTTCTGTTGATTCACTTAATTCTTTCCCTAGCCTGGTGGTAATGTTTTATCTCAGTTCTTTTCCATTCTGAAATTTATCATTAGCTTTTGCATTTAGcaaagaaaatgtttttttctgCTTATGATGGATTCTTTAGTTCACTTCTTGTATGCACTCTTTAGTGCACACTTCTTGTATACTAATTCTATTAActaactcttcttcatcttcttgagTAGACCAACAGACTTGGCCTAATTTACTGCAGCCTAATTACTAactaaatattacttttatttactcACACAAACCACCTTAACAAGTATCAGAATCTTAAGTGTGTTGCATAAATATCGTGCAGTTTTCTAATACTATTTAGACCTTGCATACAAAAAAATTGATCTCCACATTTTGTTTTTTCGAGAAAAGATCTCCACATCTTTATTTTCCCCCTAAAATCACAAGCTTGAAGTGATGGTGTGATCAAATATGGGAATTGTTTTTCGTCTACAGGTTGAGATTTTGCAATGATCTTGATTTATATTCTTCCACCTATtctctcaaaaataaaattactccTTTGCTGCATTTATTAGCATGTGTTTGTGCCTATGACTTCTTAATTAGCTTCCATAAGGAATGTGTACATGCTTTGTCGGAGAAGACAATCATATGATCCCTTCTTATTTCTGGATTTTTTGATGCAATAATTTGGGAAGGTTTCATAGCTTTCTTGTTAAGGTGTTTGATCTTGTGGCTTGCTATCTTTTGATTTCTATTTTTCATTGAAACTATAGGATATAAGGCTCACTGATAATCCAGTTACGGATCAGAGAAAAGGCGGTGTTCCGAGATTTTCTTTAGTGGCTCGATTGGCTAAAGTTGAATTGTTGAATGGGAGTGAGGTAAATCTGGCTTTCCATGTCTTCACATTTCTTTCATGGTCTATGTGTATGCATTGGATTACTTTATAAATATGGTCCTAATCTTTTTGGATGCTACAGGTTAAAACCCGAGAGAGGAAGGACTCAGAGATTTGGTATGTGCTTTTTTCATATCCACTTATATGAACTTTAACACTTTCTTTTTAATTAGTCCCAACTAATATCCTTTCTGATGCACCGCATTTTCCTTTTGGGTCCAATTGAGCATGCTAATATACGATCCAGGCTACTTTTACTCTGCTTGAATTTTGGATCTGAATTTCTTCTAGTTAGCTGTGACAGATATATGAAAGTGGATCGGTTGAAGTGGATGTAGAGCTGGTTGATCGTTTTATTGGATACTCgacctatatattttttttttcacaaatgtataatttgaaaagttaaaGTTTTGTATTAATTTAGTGACACAAATTATGACATGTtgctaagaaacttctttcaatagtaataattagttttaaactaaattaattacaaaacacctaaaagtatttaatatttattcactTCACTTTTATTTGTTTGTGCTCTTCAGATTTGACTCCATCCTGAAAACcttaattgttttttcatttgCAGCATCTTCACACGTGATTGTAGACTCGTTTCATCACAAAGCTAGTCTAGTGTAATTAATAgaagaattgatttttttttttgcattgtCAAAAGTATAAGCTATCATCCTGTTCCTACCGAAAACTAATATGTTTTTCTCTATTATTGAACTAagaacttattattatttgcaGGTATGTTCGGCTAGTCATGTCAAAATTGCATGACAATCCAGAAGAAATTCAATATCATCCCAGGTTTGTCAAATCTTCTTGTATTGGTTATTTTCACTCCTCTTTCCCTGAAATTTGTCTAAGCTAGCTGTAGAAAATTGAAGAGAGCATAGATTGATATATTTTGTGCTTCATTTTGAATACTTAACTATTATAATGGAACTATAATTATAGGAAAATAAAGGGgactaattaaataaagaacaaCTTCGAAGATAggcataaataaatattttgttgggAGACACAACTACAACCacttgaag is part of the Impatiens glandulifera chromosome 1, dImpGla2.1, whole genome shotgun sequence genome and encodes:
- the LOC124945611 gene encoding tubulin-folding cofactor E, with translation MSVSLMADDPNPENLESSVFRINQRVHAAGDSLRVGTVKYIGQVEGYTGIWVGVDWDNEEGKHDGFINGSRYFQAKSETSGSFIRPNKLCLGITILQALEIRYRSTSTKEEEDEMYVLSSSNKRVIVELLGKDKIEDRLSHFEDLTNASLPYLGISSPGPPGQLNAAVPSLKELDMTGNLLSEWMDIGAICKELPALSALNLSNNILAHDILGFPQVKEIRILVLNSTGLSWTEVETLEHSLPTLEELHLRGNKLSSIKSIPPSITVQGFDSLLLLNLEDNCISDWNEILKLSQLRRLEQLYLNKNTLNKIWYPDHGNNHQPFQNLRCLLLGSNNISDLASVDSLNSFPSLVDIRLTDNPVTDQRKGGVPRFSLVARLAKVELLNGSEVKTRERKDSEIWYVRLVMSKLHDNPEEIQYHPRFYELKDLHGIEDVRTAVGASGPQKMASGLISVTLKCIGASIGEKPPQTKKLPANTTVGKLKILCESFFKLKSIKPVLLLQEEGSPFPVLLDDDDMASLIEVGVGNGSTILVDEER